One segment of Meriones unguiculatus strain TT.TT164.6M chromosome X, Bangor_MerUng_6.1, whole genome shotgun sequence DNA contains the following:
- the Cd99 gene encoding CD99 antigen isoform X2 → MIFLAGSRSWAWPQLPLLQWAWSQSPLLSSRPHPSLLPSTDSAMACAAPLLPLLLWLLLGDPAGGQGGDFDLSDALDGPKKPTPGTTKAAPKKPAGDLDLKDAMGDGGISDTDLEDVVGKGGRGAGGGGARREDPEAGGGPAQEAVIPGVVAAVLAAVAGAVSSFVAYQRRKLCFRERDSAVV, encoded by the exons ATGATATTTTTGGCGGGTTCTCGGAGCTGGGCGTGGCCTCAGCTCCCCCTCCTTCAGTGGGCGTGGTCTCAGTCCCCCCTACTTTCCTCCCGACCgcacccttccctccttccatctacgGACTCGGCCATGGCGTGCGCAGCCCCACTGCTCCCGCTGCTCCTGTGGTTGCTGCTGGGAGACCCCGCGGGGGGCCAGG GTGGCGACTTCGACCTGTCAGATGCACTAGACG GGCCGAAGAAACCGACCCCAGGGACAACCAAAGCGGCACCCAAGAAACCAGCAG GTGACCTAGACCTGAAGGATGCAATGGGAGATG GTGGAATTTCTGACACGGACCTGGAAGACGTGGTGGGGAAAGGAGGTCgag gaGCAGGAGGGGGCGGGGCCAGACGCGAGGACCCGGAAGCAGGAGGAG GCCCTGCCCAGGAGGCCGTGATCCCTGGGGTCGTGGCGGCCGTCTTGGCGGCAGTAGCAGGCGCTGTATCGAGCTTCGTGGCCTATCAGCGGCGGAAGCTATGCTTCCGGGAGCGTG ACTCCGCTGTGGTCTAG
- the Xg gene encoding glycoprotein Xg isoform X7: MWDRRQSGDGDFDLADALEDPDPTSATSGGGLYPKLPQDRPLGDGGNIYPQPRPRPRPQPRPQPRPHPGDADGTFGGSGGHGGEIGGAAQGDTQGNPVAAIVSPVVSVVVLALLGAGVSYFRSGRGGCLRSRGRDTEAGL, from the exons ATGTGGGATCGAAGACAGT CAGGAGACGGAGACTTCGACCTCGCCGACGCCCTGGAGGACCCAG ATCCTACGTCAGCAACTTCAGGTGGCG GCCTCTACCCAAAGCTTCCGCAGGACCGGCCACTGGGAGATGGAGGAA ATATCTACCCGCAACCTCGGCCACGTCCACGTCCACAGCCACGCCCACAGCCACGCCCACACCCCGGGGATGCAGATGGCACCTTCGGAG GAAGTGGAGGCCATGGTGGAGAAATAGGAGGAGCTGCCCAGGGTGATACCCAGG GGAACCCCGTGGCTGCCATCGTGTCACCCGTCGTTTCCGTGGTTGTGCTTGCCCTGCTTGGTGCTGGTGTCAGCTACTTCCGGTCTGGCCGGGGTGGGTGCCTGCGCTCACGTGGGAGAG ACACGGAGGCCggattgtga
- the Xg gene encoding glycoprotein Xg isoform X5 translates to MATPRRPGHFLLTLMMTTMMTLRVQAGDGDFDLADALEDPDPTSATSGGGLYPKLPQDRPLGDGGNIYPQPRPRPRPQPRPQPRPHPGDADGTFGGSGGHGGEIGGAAQGDTQGNPVAAIVSPVVSVVVLALLGAGVSYFRSGRGGCLRSRGRDTEAGL, encoded by the exons ATGGCGACCCCGCGGCGTCCTGGACATTTCCTGCTGACGCTGATGATGACAACGATGATGACTTTGCGGGTTCAAG CAGGAGACGGAGACTTCGACCTCGCCGACGCCCTGGAGGACCCAG ATCCTACGTCAGCAACTTCAGGTGGCG GCCTCTACCCAAAGCTTCCGCAGGACCGGCCACTGGGAGATGGAGGAA ATATCTACCCGCAACCTCGGCCACGTCCACGTCCACAGCCACGCCCACAGCCACGCCCACACCCCGGGGATGCAGATGGCACCTTCGGAG GAAGTGGAGGCCATGGTGGAGAAATAGGAGGAGCTGCCCAGGGTGATACCCAGG GGAACCCCGTGGCTGCCATCGTGTCACCCGTCGTTTCCGTGGTTGTGCTTGCCCTGCTTGGTGCTGGTGTCAGCTACTTCCGGTCTGGCCGGGGTGGGTGCCTGCGCTCACGTGGGAGAG ACACGGAGGCCggattgtga
- the Cd99 gene encoding CD99 antigen isoform X1, translating to MIFLAGSRSWAWPQLPLLQWAWSQSPLLSSRPHPSLLPSTDSAMACAAPLLPLLLWLLLGDPAGGQGGDFDLSDALDGPKKPTPGTTKAAPKKPAGDLDLKDAMGDGARQRLTSSSSALYPSQGGISDTDLEDVVGKGGRGAGGGGARREDPEAGGGPAQEAVIPGVVAAVLAAVAGAVSSFVAYQRRKLCFRERDSAVV from the exons ATGATATTTTTGGCGGGTTCTCGGAGCTGGGCGTGGCCTCAGCTCCCCCTCCTTCAGTGGGCGTGGTCTCAGTCCCCCCTACTTTCCTCCCGACCgcacccttccctccttccatctacgGACTCGGCCATGGCGTGCGCAGCCCCACTGCTCCCGCTGCTCCTGTGGTTGCTGCTGGGAGACCCCGCGGGGGGCCAGG GTGGCGACTTCGACCTGTCAGATGCACTAGACG GGCCGAAGAAACCGACCCCAGGGACAACCAAAGCGGCACCCAAGAAACCAGCAG GTGACCTAGACCTGAAGGATGCAATGGGAGATG GGGCGCGGCAGCGTTTGACGTCATCATCCTCGGCGCTCTACCCCTCTCAAGGTGGAATTTCTGACACGGACCTGGAAGACGTGGTGGGGAAAGGAGGTCgag gaGCAGGAGGGGGCGGGGCCAGACGCGAGGACCCGGAAGCAGGAGGAG GCCCTGCCCAGGAGGCCGTGATCCCTGGGGTCGTGGCGGCCGTCTTGGCGGCAGTAGCAGGCGCTGTATCGAGCTTCGTGGCCTATCAGCGGCGGAAGCTATGCTTCCGGGAGCGTG ACTCCGCTGTGGTCTAG
- the Xg gene encoding glycoprotein Xg isoform X2, giving the protein MVFLHAQTASLPRPGDEHHPRIFSPCGVIPMMSPARPPLKEDHGDPAASWTFPADADDDNDDDFAGSSRRRRLRPRRRPGGPRSYVSNFRWRPLPKASAGPATGRWRKYLPATSATSTSTATPTATPTPRGCRWHLRSGWWDVVVPMQWHPAPCVPRWFVRGLPADPCPLHLLTGSGGHGGEIGGAAQGDTQGNPVAAIVSPVVSVVVLALLGAGVSYFRSGRGGCLRSRGRDTEAGL; this is encoded by the exons ATGGTCTTTCTCCATGCCCAAACAGCCTCCCTGCCCCGCCCTGGCGATGAACACCATCCCAGAATATTCTCGCCCTGTGGGGTGATCCCTATGATGTCACCCGCCAGACCG CCCCTGAAGGAAGACCATGGCGACCCCGCGGCGTCCTGGACATTTCCTGCTGACGCTGATGATGACAACGATGATGACTTTGCGGGTTCAAG CAGGAGACGGAGACTTCGACCTCGCCGACGCCCTGGAGGACCCAG ATCCTACGTCAGCAACTTCAGGTGGCG GCCTCTACCCAAAGCTTCCGCAGGACCGGCCACTGGGAGATGGAGGAA ATATCTACCCGCAACCTCGGCCACGTCCACGTCCACAGCCACGCCCACAGCCACGCCCACACCCCGGGGATGCAGATGGCACCTTCGGAG TGGATGGTGGGATGTTGTGGTTCCCATGCAATGGCACCCAGCCCCATGTGTACCCAGGTGGTTTGTGCGTGGCCTTCCTGCTGACCCCTGCCCTCTGCATCTCCTGACAGGAAGTGGAGGCCATGGTGGAGAAATAGGAGGAGCTGCCCAGGGTGATACCCAGG GGAACCCCGTGGCTGCCATCGTGTCACCCGTCGTTTCCGTGGTTGTGCTTGCCCTGCTTGGTGCTGGTGTCAGCTACTTCCGGTCTGGCCGGGGTGGGTGCCTGCGCTCACGTGGGAGAG ACACGGAGGCCggattgtga
- the Xg gene encoding glycoprotein Xg isoform X1: MGGWACGWDWEHRSEINVTSINWNSNSRLVNRIPNNQEGPWWPRLEPLKEDHGDPAASWTFPADADDDNDDDFAGSSRRRRLRPRRRPGGPRSYVSNFRWRPLPKASAGPATGRWRKYLPATSATSTSTATPTATPTPRGCRWHLRSGWWDVVVPMQWHPAPCVPRWFVRGLPADPCPLHLLTGSGGHGGEIGGAAQGDTQGNPVAAIVSPVVSVVVLALLGAGVSYFRSGRGGCLRSRGRDTEAGL; encoded by the exons ATGGGTGGGTGGgcgtgtgggtgggactgggaacaCAGAAGTGAAATAAACGTGACTTCCATAAACTGGAACTCGAACTCACGACTTGTCAATCGAATACCTAACAACCAGGAAGGGCCATGGTGGCCCAGACTAGAA CCCCTGAAGGAAGACCATGGCGACCCCGCGGCGTCCTGGACATTTCCTGCTGACGCTGATGATGACAACGATGATGACTTTGCGGGTTCAAG CAGGAGACGGAGACTTCGACCTCGCCGACGCCCTGGAGGACCCAG ATCCTACGTCAGCAACTTCAGGTGGCG GCCTCTACCCAAAGCTTCCGCAGGACCGGCCACTGGGAGATGGAGGAA ATATCTACCCGCAACCTCGGCCACGTCCACGTCCACAGCCACGCCCACAGCCACGCCCACACCCCGGGGATGCAGATGGCACCTTCGGAG TGGATGGTGGGATGTTGTGGTTCCCATGCAATGGCACCCAGCCCCATGTGTACCCAGGTGGTTTGTGCGTGGCCTTCCTGCTGACCCCTGCCCTCTGCATCTCCTGACAGGAAGTGGAGGCCATGGTGGAGAAATAGGAGGAGCTGCCCAGGGTGATACCCAGG GGAACCCCGTGGCTGCCATCGTGTCACCCGTCGTTTCCGTGGTTGTGCTTGCCCTGCTTGGTGCTGGTGTCAGCTACTTCCGGTCTGGCCGGGGTGGGTGCCTGCGCTCACGTGGGAGAG ACACGGAGGCCggattgtga
- the Xg gene encoding glycoprotein Xg isoform X6 translates to MATPRRPGHFLLTLMMTTMMTLRVQGDGDFDLADALEDPDPTSATSGGGLYPKLPQDRPLGDGGNIYPQPRPRPRPQPRPQPRPHPGDADGTFGGSGGHGGEIGGAAQGDTQGNPVAAIVSPVVSVVVLALLGAGVSYFRSGRGGCLRSRGRDTEAGL, encoded by the exons ATGGCGACCCCGCGGCGTCCTGGACATTTCCTGCTGACGCTGATGATGACAACGATGATGACTTTGCGGGTTCAAG GAGACGGAGACTTCGACCTCGCCGACGCCCTGGAGGACCCAG ATCCTACGTCAGCAACTTCAGGTGGCG GCCTCTACCCAAAGCTTCCGCAGGACCGGCCACTGGGAGATGGAGGAA ATATCTACCCGCAACCTCGGCCACGTCCACGTCCACAGCCACGCCCACAGCCACGCCCACACCCCGGGGATGCAGATGGCACCTTCGGAG GAAGTGGAGGCCATGGTGGAGAAATAGGAGGAGCTGCCCAGGGTGATACCCAGG GGAACCCCGTGGCTGCCATCGTGTCACCCGTCGTTTCCGTGGTTGTGCTTGCCCTGCTTGGTGCTGGTGTCAGCTACTTCCGGTCTGGCCGGGGTGGGTGCCTGCGCTCACGTGGGAGAG ACACGGAGGCCggattgtga
- the Cd99 gene encoding CD99 antigen isoform X4 translates to MIFLAGSRSWAWPQLPLLQWAWSQSPLLSSRPHPSLLPSTDSAMACAAPLLPLLLWLLLGDPAGGQGGDFDLSDALDGPKKPTPGTTKAAPKKPAGDLDLKDAMGDGAGGGGARREDPEAGGGPAQEAVIPGVVAAVLAAVAGAVSSFVAYQRRKLCFRERDSAVV, encoded by the exons ATGATATTTTTGGCGGGTTCTCGGAGCTGGGCGTGGCCTCAGCTCCCCCTCCTTCAGTGGGCGTGGTCTCAGTCCCCCCTACTTTCCTCCCGACCgcacccttccctccttccatctacgGACTCGGCCATGGCGTGCGCAGCCCCACTGCTCCCGCTGCTCCTGTGGTTGCTGCTGGGAGACCCCGCGGGGGGCCAGG GTGGCGACTTCGACCTGTCAGATGCACTAGACG GGCCGAAGAAACCGACCCCAGGGACAACCAAAGCGGCACCCAAGAAACCAGCAG GTGACCTAGACCTGAAGGATGCAATGGGAGATG gaGCAGGAGGGGGCGGGGCCAGACGCGAGGACCCGGAAGCAGGAGGAG GCCCTGCCCAGGAGGCCGTGATCCCTGGGGTCGTGGCGGCCGTCTTGGCGGCAGTAGCAGGCGCTGTATCGAGCTTCGTGGCCTATCAGCGGCGGAAGCTATGCTTCCGGGAGCGTG ACTCCGCTGTGGTCTAG
- the Xg gene encoding glycoprotein Xg isoform X3: MVFLHAQTASLPRPGDEHHPRIFSPCGVIPMMSPARPPLKEDHGDPAASWTFPADADDDNDDDFAGSRRRRLRPRRRPGGPRSYVSNFRWRPLPKASAGPATGRWRKYLPATSATSTSTATPTATPTPRGCRWHLRSGWWDVVVPMQWHPAPCVPRWFVRGLPADPCPLHLLTGSGGHGGEIGGAAQGDTQGNPVAAIVSPVVSVVVLALLGAGVSYFRSGRGGCLRSRGRDTEAGL, encoded by the exons ATGGTCTTTCTCCATGCCCAAACAGCCTCCCTGCCCCGCCCTGGCGATGAACACCATCCCAGAATATTCTCGCCCTGTGGGGTGATCCCTATGATGTCACCCGCCAGACCG CCCCTGAAGGAAGACCATGGCGACCCCGCGGCGTCCTGGACATTTCCTGCTGACGCTGATGATGACAACGATGATGACTTTGCGGGTTCAAG GAGACGGAGACTTCGACCTCGCCGACGCCCTGGAGGACCCAG ATCCTACGTCAGCAACTTCAGGTGGCG GCCTCTACCCAAAGCTTCCGCAGGACCGGCCACTGGGAGATGGAGGAA ATATCTACCCGCAACCTCGGCCACGTCCACGTCCACAGCCACGCCCACAGCCACGCCCACACCCCGGGGATGCAGATGGCACCTTCGGAG TGGATGGTGGGATGTTGTGGTTCCCATGCAATGGCACCCAGCCCCATGTGTACCCAGGTGGTTTGTGCGTGGCCTTCCTGCTGACCCCTGCCCTCTGCATCTCCTGACAGGAAGTGGAGGCCATGGTGGAGAAATAGGAGGAGCTGCCCAGGGTGATACCCAGG GGAACCCCGTGGCTGCCATCGTGTCACCCGTCGTTTCCGTGGTTGTGCTTGCCCTGCTTGGTGCTGGTGTCAGCTACTTCCGGTCTGGCCGGGGTGGGTGCCTGCGCTCACGTGGGAGAG ACACGGAGGCCggattgtga
- the Cd99 gene encoding CD99 antigen isoform X3: MIFLAGSRSWAWPQLPLLQWAWSQSPLLSSRPHPSLLPSTDSAMACAAPLLPLLLWLLLGDPAGGQGGDFDLSDALDGPKKPTPGTTKAAPKKPAGGISDTDLEDVVGKGGRGAGGGGARREDPEAGGGPAQEAVIPGVVAAVLAAVAGAVSSFVAYQRRKLCFRERDSAVV; encoded by the exons ATGATATTTTTGGCGGGTTCTCGGAGCTGGGCGTGGCCTCAGCTCCCCCTCCTTCAGTGGGCGTGGTCTCAGTCCCCCCTACTTTCCTCCCGACCgcacccttccctccttccatctacgGACTCGGCCATGGCGTGCGCAGCCCCACTGCTCCCGCTGCTCCTGTGGTTGCTGCTGGGAGACCCCGCGGGGGGCCAGG GTGGCGACTTCGACCTGTCAGATGCACTAGACG GGCCGAAGAAACCGACCCCAGGGACAACCAAAGCGGCACCCAAGAAACCAGCAG GTGGAATTTCTGACACGGACCTGGAAGACGTGGTGGGGAAAGGAGGTCgag gaGCAGGAGGGGGCGGGGCCAGACGCGAGGACCCGGAAGCAGGAGGAG GCCCTGCCCAGGAGGCCGTGATCCCTGGGGTCGTGGCGGCCGTCTTGGCGGCAGTAGCAGGCGCTGTATCGAGCTTCGTGGCCTATCAGCGGCGGAAGCTATGCTTCCGGGAGCGTG ACTCCGCTGTGGTCTAG
- the Xg gene encoding glycoprotein Xg isoform X4: MGGWACGWDWEHRSEINVTSINWNSNSRLVNRIPNNQEGPWWPRLEPLKEDHGDPAASWTFPADADDDNDDDFAGSSRRRRLRPRRRPGGPRSYVSNFRWRPLPKASAGPATGRWRKYLPATSATSTSTATPTATPTPRGCRWHLRSKALGHDRSGGHGGEIGGAAQGDTQGNPVAAIVSPVVSVVVLALLGAGVSYFRSGRGGCLRSRGRDTEAGL; this comes from the exons ATGGGTGGGTGGgcgtgtgggtgggactgggaacaCAGAAGTGAAATAAACGTGACTTCCATAAACTGGAACTCGAACTCACGACTTGTCAATCGAATACCTAACAACCAGGAAGGGCCATGGTGGCCCAGACTAGAA CCCCTGAAGGAAGACCATGGCGACCCCGCGGCGTCCTGGACATTTCCTGCTGACGCTGATGATGACAACGATGATGACTTTGCGGGTTCAAG CAGGAGACGGAGACTTCGACCTCGCCGACGCCCTGGAGGACCCAG ATCCTACGTCAGCAACTTCAGGTGGCG GCCTCTACCCAAAGCTTCCGCAGGACCGGCCACTGGGAGATGGAGGAA ATATCTACCCGCAACCTCGGCCACGTCCACGTCCACAGCCACGCCCACAGCCACGCCCACACCCCGGGGATGCAGATGGCACCTTCGGAG CAAAGCCCTGGGCCATGACA GAAGTGGAGGCCATGGTGGAGAAATAGGAGGAGCTGCCCAGGGTGATACCCAGG GGAACCCCGTGGCTGCCATCGTGTCACCCGTCGTTTCCGTGGTTGTGCTTGCCCTGCTTGGTGCTGGTGTCAGCTACTTCCGGTCTGGCCGGGGTGGGTGCCTGCGCTCACGTGGGAGAG ACACGGAGGCCggattgtga